The window GGTGGCCCTGGCGACCTTCGTGCCGCTCATGCTGGGCGGCATCCTGGCCGCCGTGCGGGCGCGGCGCGAGGTCGAGGCGGCCCGCACCCGGGGCGAGCGGCCGGCGGGCGCCACCCCCTCCCCCGGCACGGCCCCCGGCGGTCCCGACCACCTGCCCTCGGTCTGGTCGGGCAGCCAGCTCGTCGCGGCCGTCTCGGCCCTCGTGCTCGCGGTCTCGGTCGGCGTCGCGCTCGACCCCGCGGCCGCGGGCCTGGGCGGGGTCGCCGGCGCGGGCGACGTCGCGGCGTCTGTCGTCGAGCCGACCGGTCGGACGACGACCGTGCAGGTGTCGGCCGTCGACATGCGCTTCGAGCCCTCCCGCATCGAGGTGCCGCGTGGCGACCGGCTCGTGGTCGAGCTCACCAACACCGACCCGACCAACGTGCACGACCTGCAGCTGCTCGGCGAGCGCACGCCCCGGCTGGGGGCAGGCGAGTCCGCCACCCTCGACCTGGGTGTCGTGGGAGCGTCGGCCCAGGGCTGGTGCACGATCGTCGGCCACCGCCAGATGGGAATGGTCCTCGACGTCGTGGTCGTCGACGAGGGCGGGACACCGGCGGCCGGGGCGGACCCGGATCCGTCCGGCGCCGCCGCCGCGGACCACGGGGGCCACGGCGCCGCCGCAGGAGCGGGCGCCGCCGACGGCACGGCATACCCCACGGTGGTGCTGGACCCGGAGGCCTCCGTCGCCGATCCCGTCGACCCGGCCCTGCCGCCGCTGACCACCCCGGCCGGGACCACCCACCGTCTCACGCTGCGTGCGACCGAGCAGGAGCTCGAGGTGGCGCCGGGCGTCACCCAGCTGCGCTGGACGTTCGACGGGCAGGTGCCCGGGCCGACGCTGCGCGGCAAGGTCGGCGACACCTTCGAGATCACCCTCGTCAACGACGGCACGATGGGGCACTCCATCGACTTCCACGCCGGTGCGCTGGCCCCCGACGAGCCGATGCGCACCATCCCGCCGGGCGAGTCGCTGGTCTACACCTTCACCACCACCCGGGCCGGCATCTGGATGTACCACTGCTCCACCATGCCGATGAGCAGCCACATCGCCGCCGGCATGCACGGGGCGGTGATCGTGGAGCCGGCGGAGGGGCTGCCCGCGGTCGACCGGGAGTACGTCCTCGTCCAGTCGGAGGTCTACCTCGCGGCGGGGACCGGGCAGGGCGGCGCCGAGGCGGCCGAGGTGGACGCCGACGCGATCGGGGCCGAGCGGCCGACGTTCGTGACCTTCAACGGGATCGCCAACCAGTACGACGAGCACGTGCTGACCGCCCGCGTGGGCGAGCGGGTGCGGATCTGGGTGCTCGACGCCGGGCCCAACCGGGCGAGCTCCTTCCACGTGGTGGGCGGGCAGTTCGACACCGTCTACTCCGAGGGTGCCTACCTGCTCGGGCCGGAGGCGGAGGGCGCGGGCTCGCAGGCCCTCGGGCTGCAGGCGGCCCAGGGCGGCTTCGTCGAGCTCACCTTCCCCGAGGCGGGCACCTATCCGGTGGTCACCCACGTCATGGTCGACGCCGAGCGGGGCGCCCATGGGTTCGTGCGGGTGAGCGACTGACGCACCCCCCGGGTCGGGGCCCGCTCGGTCAGGGTCTGCCGGGACAGGCGGGCGCCTGCATCCTCAACCCCGAGTCCGAGGATGCAGGCGCCCTGGGCCCCGGGATGCGAACAGCCCGGGGCCGCTCGGTGGAGCTCTTCCCCCGCCGCGACGGGAGCGGTCCGAAGGCCCTTCGGGATCACGCTCGCAACCACGAGGACCGGATGAGCAGCCGGGAGCGTCAGACGGCGACGAATCCGCCGGTCTCGGCGCGCTGGAGCACGCCGGCGCCGAGCAGCCGGTCGAAGAGCGGGTGGTCGGGGTCCTCGGCCCAGCGCGCCCGCCAGGTGGTGGCGTGGCGCAGGGCGATGCGCAGCTCGTCGGCGATCTCCGGCGCCGGGACGGGCTGGCGGTAGGAGGCGGCGCCGCCGACCCAGACCAGCGAGCCGCCGGCCCGCTTCAGCTTCTCGGCGAAGTCGGCATCCTCGAGGCCGTGCCCCGCGTAGTCGGCGCAGAATCCGCCGACCTCGGCGAAGTCGGCGACGGTCATCGCGAAGGAGTAGCCGCGGAAGTGGCCCCAGTCGGTCTCGACCGCGAGCTGCCCCGGCTCCAGGAGCGGGTCGCTGGCCACGGGCGTGGCGATCTCGGCGAGGCGACCGAAGGGGTAGCCCAGCGCGGGGTTCTCCACCGGCGGAAGGTCGAGGAGGGGGCCCTGCCAGACGATCGGGCCGGTCGCGCCCTCCGGCGGGCCGGCGGCGATGGCGTCGGAAAAGCGCTCCAGCGCGCGCTTGCCGGGGATGATGTCGCCACCGAGGAAGAACAGCAGGTCGGCGCCGTTCTCGGCGGCGATCTCCGCACCGGTGTTGCGCGCCTGGGCGAAGGGCAGGGCGCGGCGGTCGGACTGGACGGGGCGCACCACGGTGCGCCAGCGGTCGGTGCCGAGGGGAAGGCGGCCCCGGGTCAGGTCGCGGTCGCCCATCGAGATGACGCCGTGGACGACAGGCGGCATTGAGCCGACGGACAACCCGTCGACCTGGCCCAGGAGGTGGTCATGACGACCTTTGGCCATGGTCAGAACTGCGATTGTCGAAGACACGCCCCGAGCCTAGTCGCGCGGTTCAAGTCGGGCCACCCCCCTGGGGGTGTGGCACGGGTGCGGCACGACGGTCCGACCACCCCCTATCCTGCCTGGATGAGCGCTCCCCGCCCCGTGCGCATCGCGATCCTCAACGACTACGAGGTCGTGGTGCGCGGCCTGGCCGCCATGCTCGAGCCCTACCGGCACCGGGTCGAGGTGGTCGAGCTGGACATCGACGGCGACCTCCGCCACCCGGTCGACGTCAGCCTCCTCGACACCTTCGCCGGCCACCCGGTGCCCGACGAGCACCTCGACGCGGTGGTGGCCGACCGACGCTCGGGGCGGGTGGTCGTCTTCACCTGGGACACGCCCCGCGAGCTCGTGGACGCCGCGCTCGCCAAGGGGGCCTGCGGCTTCCTCGCCAAGAGCACCCCCGCCGAGGACCTCGTCGACGCGATCGAGCGGGTCGCCGGTGGTGAGGTCGTGGTGTCCGGGACCGCCGACCGAGGTGGGGACGGCACGGACGTCGTGACGAACGTGGCGCCCGAGCAGGCCACGGGCGACTGGCCCGGGCGCGCCGCCGGGCTCTCCGGCCGTGAGGCCGAGGTGCTCGCGCTGATCACCCAGGGCCTGACCAACGAGGAGATCGCGCAGCGCACCTACCTGTCGATCAACTCGGTCAAGACCTACATCCGGCAGGCCTACCGCAAGATCGGGGTGACCCGCCGGTCGCAGGCGGTGCGCTGGGGGGTCGAGCACGGTATGGCGCCACGCAGCGCGCGGAGCGACCTGCGGCCCTGAGTTCGCCCCCGCCTCAGGCCGGCAGGAAGAGCGCGGCCGAGTAGGGGCCGATGTCGAGCATGGCGCGCCCGTCCTCGACGACCAGGTCCGGCGTGGGGTGGTCCCCGAAGAGCTGGCTGTAACGCCTGGCGTCGGTGTTGAGCACCAGGCGCCAGTGGCTGCCGGGCACCTCCACCTCGCGCTGCACCGGCTCGGCGGTGAGGTTGATCGCGACGAGGACGTGCTGGTCGTCGTCGGTCGAGCGCACGTAGGCGAGCAGGTTGGCGTCGTCGTCGAGGGTGACGAGCGTGGTGTTCGGGCCGGTCAGACCGGCGGAGGTGCCGTCGAGGTTGCGGCGCATCGAGACCAGGTCGCGGAAGAGCTGGGTGATGTCGCGGAAGGCCCAGGCCCGCTCCCAGTCCAGCGGCACGGTGTCGCGGAACCACTCGTCCTCCAGGAACTCCTGCCCCTGGAAGAGCATCGGCATTCCCGGGGCGGTGAGGACCAGCGCCGCACCCAGGGTGGCGCGCTTCTGCGCGTGCCAGCCGTCGGAGTCGTCGCCGGCGACCTCGGTGGTGATCCGGGCCTTGCCGTTGGCGACCTCGTCGTGGGACTCGACGTAGACGACGCGGTCGAAGGCGTGCTGGTAGCGGTGGAGCACGGCCTTCGCGACGGCCGGCACCGAGCGGTCCTCGTCGGCGGGAGTGATGAGCGCCTCGCGCACCGGGTGGACGAACTCGCTGTCCCACTGGGCGTGCATCGCGGCCCCGCCCTCCTCGACGGAGGTGACCGCGGGCTCGGCGTGCAGGTCCTCGGCGATGGCCAGGCGACCGGGGAACTCGGTGCGCACCAGCTCGCCCACCGCACGCATCGTCGCCCAGCCCTCGGGGATGTCGCCGCTGAAGCCGTCGACGTGCCGCATGTAGGGCGTCATGTCGAGGCGCAGGCCGTCGGCGTGGTAGTCGCGCAGCCACATGCGGGCGTTGTCGAGGATGAAGGCGCGCACCTCGGGCCGGCCGTAGTCCGGGCGGGTGTCGCCCCACGGAGTGTTCGACCGCTCGTCGTTGTAGAAGTAGATCCCGCCCTTGCCGTCCTCGCTCCAGCCGTCGAACTGCCACAGCGACAGGTCGCTGGGCCCGAAGTGGTTGTAGACGACGTCGACGAGGACCGCGATGCCGTGGCGGTGCGCCTCCCGGACGAAGGTCTTGAGGGCGTCCGGGCCGCCGTAGGTGTGCTCGACGGCGAAGACGTGCGCCGGGTTGTAGCCCCAGGAGTAGTCGCCGGCGAACTCCATGAGCGGCATGAGCTCGATCGCGTTGACGCCCAGACCGTGGAGGTAGTCGAGGCGGCCGCTGAGGTCGTGCAGGTCGGCCGGGCCACCCTCGGGGGTGGGCATGAACGAGCCGATGTGGGTCTCGTAGATGACGAGCTCGTGCTGCGCCGGGGTGTCGAACCGCTCGTCGCCCTCCCAGTCGAAGCGGCCCTGGTCGTAGAGGATGCCGTTGCCGACGGAGTTGGTCACCGCGAGCGCTCGCGGGTCGATCCGCAGAAAGCTGGCCTCGCCGTTGGTGAGGAGGAACTGGTATTCCTGGCCGTGCTCGGCGCCCGGCACCTCGGCATACCAGTGGCCGTTCTCCTCGGCCGTCATCGGGTGCGCGGACCCGTCCCACCCGTTGAAGTCGCCGACGACGGCGACGGCGTCGGCGTGCGGGGCCCAGACGCGGAAGGCGAATCCCCCGTCGACGGGGAAGGCGCCCATGCCGGGCCGGTGCTCGCTCATGGCGGTGTTCTCCTGCGGGTCGGGACGAGGGGACGTCCTCACTGTAGGGCTGACCGGGGCAGCCCGCCCCTCGTCCGGCACACTGGCGCTCGTGTTCCGAACCCCTGCCCCGAGGCGCCAGCTGGCCAACCTCGGCCCGATCGAGCAGCTGCGCGCCGGCCGGCTCGCGCCCCGGCTGACGCTGCTGCTCGTCGGGCTCTTCCTCTACGGCGCCTCGATGGCGATGGTCGTGCGCAGCGTGCTGGGGCTGATCCCCTGGGACGTGCTCCACGTGGGTCTGCAGGAGCAGTTGCCGCTGAGCTTCGGCACGGTGGTCGTCGGCGTCTCGATCCTCGTGCTGCTGCTGTGGATCCCGCTGCGGCAGCGCCCGGGCCTGGGGACCGTGCTCAACGCCCTGCTCATCGGCCCGTCGGCCGACCTGACGCTGGCCCTGCTGCCGGAGACCGACGAGCTCGGGTGGCGGGTCCTGCTCCTGCTCGGCGGCATCCTCCTCAACGGCGTGGCCACCGGCATGTACATCGGCTCGCAGTTCGGCCCCGGCCCGCGCGACGGGCTGATGACCGGGCTGGCGCGCGTCTCCGGGCGCTCGATCCGGCTGGTCCGGACCGTCCTGGAGGTCGTCGTGGTGGCCGTGGGGTGGCTGCTCGGCGGGGTCGTCGGTCTCGGCACCGTCCTCTACGCGGTCCTCATCGGGCCGCTCGCGCACTTCTTCCTGCCGCTGTTCACCGTGGAGCTGCCGGAGGGTCCTCGCCGGTGAGGGCTCGTGGAGCGCCTCCCGCCTGGGCCGTGACGACCGTCGTGGCCGCTCTGGCCATGCTCGGGCCCTTCACGATCGACACGATCTTCCCCGGCTTCGTCTCGCTCGGGGAACAGTTCGACGCCGACGCCGCCTCGCTGCAGCAGGTGACGAGCGTCTACCTGCTCTCCTTCGCCGCGATGAGCGTCCTGCACGGGCCGCTCTCGGACGCCCTGGGCCGCAAGCCGGTGATGCTCGTCGGGCTCCTCGGGTATGTCGTGGCCTCCGTGGTCTGCGCGCTCGCCCCCACCCTCGGCTGGCTGCTCGTCGGGCGCGGGGTGCAGGGGATCTTCGCCGGGGCCGCGACGGTGGTGAGCCGCGCGGTGATCCGCGACCTCTACTCCGGGGCTCGGGCGCAGCGCCTCATGAGCCAGGTCATGCTGATCTTCGCGATCGCGCCGGCCATGGCGCCGATCATCGGCGGCTGGCTGCTCCAGCTCGGGACCTGGCCGGTGATCTTCTGGTTCGTCGGCACCTACGCGCTCGTGGTCGCGGTGGCCATGGTGCTGGTCCTGCCCGAGACCCTCGACCCGGCCGACCGGGTCCCCCTGCGCGTCGGCCCGATCCTCGCCGGCCTCTGGGCGGTCGCCCGGTCCTTCACCTTCCTGCGCCTCTCGGTGGCGATGGTGGCGACCTTCGGCGCCTACATCTTCTACGTGCTGGCCGCGCCGATCATCGTCGTCGACCTGCTCGGGCTGGGCGAGCAGGACTTCTGGATGCTCTTCGTGCCGCTGGTGGGCGGCATGGCCGTCGGCTCCTGGATCAGCGGTCGCGTCGCCGGGCGGGTCTCCGGCCCTGTGCTGGTCGACCGCACGATGATCCTCGTGCTCGTCGCCGCGTCCGCCAACGTCGCCCTCGCGGCCCTCGCACCCCGGCTGCCGTGGGTGCTCGTCGGGCCGACGCTGCTGGGGACGGCGATCGGCGTGGCCTTCCCGGTCCTGCAGCTGGCGCTGCTCGACCTCTTCCCGCACCGGCTCGGGTCGGCCGCCTCGATGTCGGCCTTCGCCGTGCTGATCTCCAACGCCCTGCTCGCCGGCGTGCTCGCGCCGCTGGTGACGGGCAGCCTGCTCACGGCGGCCCTGACGAGCGCCGCGCTGTCGGCCGTCGGGGCGACGCTCTGGCGGTGGCACCGGCGGGCGGTGGCGACCCCGGCCTGAGCGGCAGGCGGGTCCCGCGCCAGGCAAGGTTGTGCCGGTCGGACGTCGTTCGCGACGGCGCACCAGCGGCACAACCTTGTCCGACCCGCGAGGGACGAGCCACGAGCGGGAGCCGCCAGCCGCGCCCGGCGAGGGAAGCCCGCGAGGCGCGGAGCTAGCGCACGACCTGGCGCAGCCGCCCGTCCAGGCGGCGGGTCCAGCCGCGCCCGTCGAGGTGCTCCAGCAGCGGGACGGCCACCCGCCGCGTCGTGCCGAGGGCCTGCCGCGCCTCGCTGAGCGTGAACGGCTGCGGCAGCGTCGCGAGCTCGCGCATCGCCCGGGCCGGGGCGTCGGGCAGCAGCACCACGTCGTCGGGCAGCCGCAGCAGCCGACCCACCCGTGCGGCGGCCGCGAGCTCGGCCGGGCCCAGGCCGAGCCGGTCGAGGTCCTCGCGCTCCGGAGCCGCGAACGGCGACCCGCGCAGCCGCGCCTCGAGCTCGGCGACGGCGGCCTCGGCCGGACCCAGCCCGGCGTCGCGGGGCAGGTGCACGCGCCCGTCGGTGATCTCCAGCCCCGCGCGCGGGGCGACGTGCCGCACGAGGTCGGGGCCCAGGTCCTCCAGGTGGTCGGGCAGGTCGAGCCGGCGGGCCAGCTCGACGACGGGCACCCCGGCGCTGAGGGGCTGGGCCTCGGACTGGGCACGAACCACCTGCCCGGCCCGGGCGGTCCAGCCCCGCACCGCCTCCTCGTCCACCCACCAGGAGCCGACCCGCGCCCCGGCAGTGGGTTCCGGCAGGGCCAGCCGCCGCAGCTCGTCCGGGCTCACGGCCGACCGCGACCGCAACCGCAGGTCGGCGAGCGGGCCGCCGGTCTCCAGGTCCTCGGCCCGCCGGCGAGCAGCACCCCGGCGGCGCAGCGGCAGCGGGTCGACGTCCACGACGGTGGCGGACCACAGGCGACGGGTGCCCGGGTCGCGCAGGAGCAGGCGGTCGCCGACGTGCCACGGCAGCGGCGAGGGCAGGGTGAGCCGGGCGTGCCGCTCGCCCAGCGGCCGCACGTGCACCGGCCGGTCGGTCGTGCCGACGTGGAGCACGGCGTGCTGGGGAGGCAGCGGCCGCCCGGGACGCGGGTCGAGGTCGAGCGGGACCGGCGCCACCGCGACGTCGAGGACGACCGCCTCGCCGAAGGCGTCGGGCGTCACCAGCACCGAGCCGCGCGGCACGTCGGCCGCCTCGACCCGGCGCACGTTGACGGCCACCCGCGAGACCGGGCCGACGCTCTCGCGGGCCACGTCCGCGCTGTGCAGCCCCCGGACGACGACCTCCCGCGCCCGGTCGGGACCGAACGCCACCAGCCGGTCCCCGCCGGCCAGGGTCCCGCCGCCCAGGGTGCCCGTGACGACCGTGCCGGCGCCGGGCACCGTGAAGGACCGGTCGCACCACAGCCGGACGGGGGCCGCCGGGTCGGGCTCGGGCAACCTCGCCACCAGCCGCCCAAGCGCTTCCCGGAGCTGCGGCACACCCGCACCGGTGCGGGCGGAGACCACGACCGTCTCGGCGGTGACCCCGGCGCCGCGCAGCCGCCGCTCGGCCTCCTCGCGGGTCCGCGCCGTCCGCTCCTCGTCGGCGAGATCGGCCCGGGCGAGCACGAGCAGCCCGTCGGGGATGCCGAGGGCACGGACCGCGGCGAGGTGCTCGCTGCTCTGGGCCTGCCAGCCCTGGTCGGCGGCGACGACGAAGACGACGGCGGGGGCGGGCCCGAGACCGGTCAGCGTCGTCGCGACGAACCGCTGGTGCCCCGGCACGTCGACGAACGCCACGTCGGTGCCGTCCGGCAGCGTGGTCCAGGCGAAGCCCAGCTCGATCGTCAGCCCGCGGGCCTGCTCCTCCGCCAGCCGGTCGGGATCCCGCCCGGTCAGCGCCCGGACGAGCGTGGACTTGCCGTGGTCGACGTGCCCGGCCGTGGCGAGGACCCGCCTCATGCCGGCGGGGCCGCGAGCGCCTCGCGCAGAGCCCGCAGCAGGTCGGCGTCCCGGTCCGGGGGTATGCAGCGCAC of the Ornithinimicrobium humiphilum genome contains:
- a CDS encoding multicopper oxidase domain-containing protein, translating into MPTLPMSPSRPAPPARPTSGRGARGRWPLRDYPGLLWMVLAVVTTLVHPFLPGSRWLMVHLVLLGALTHSIMVWSTHFTQALLKTAPGLDERRQQSRRLVLLLVGTATVLVGVPTATWPVTVVGATLVTTAVVWHGVQLFRRLRAALPGRFRVTVRYYLAAAVCLPVGIALGATLALGLDDRTHGRLLLAHITVNVLGWVGLTVTGTLLTLWPTMLRTTIGPRAERRAEQALPGLVGAVGLLVAGALADLRWVTVAALALYAVSLLWWGSAVLAPARTARPREFAPASVGLSLVWWLAGIVVLLVRLSTTETWAEFTDGFGTTTAILVVGFAAQLLPGALSYLVPSALGGGKTVVRAGQAWFDRWGTARLVVVNGGLLLCLLPVPSIVRVILSILVVVALATFVPLMLGGILAAVRARREVEAARTRGERPAGATPSPGTAPGGPDHLPSVWSGSQLVAAVSALVLAVSVGVALDPAAAGLGGVAGAGDVAASVVEPTGRTTTVQVSAVDMRFEPSRIEVPRGDRLVVELTNTDPTNVHDLQLLGERTPRLGAGESATLDLGVVGASAQGWCTIVGHRQMGMVLDVVVVDEGGTPAAGADPDPSGAAAADHGGHGAAAGAGAADGTAYPTVVLDPEASVADPVDPALPPLTTPAGTTHRLTLRATEQELEVAPGVTQLRWTFDGQVPGPTLRGKVGDTFEITLVNDGTMGHSIDFHAGALAPDEPMRTIPPGESLVYTFTTTRAGIWMYHCSTMPMSSHIAAGMHGAVIVEPAEGLPAVDREYVLVQSEVYLAAGTGQGGAEAAEVDADAIGAERPTFVTFNGIANQYDEHVLTARVGERVRIWVLDAGPNRASSFHVVGGQFDTVYSEGAYLLGPEAEGAGSQALGLQAAQGGFVELTFPEAGTYPVVTHVMVDAERGAHGFVRVSD
- a CDS encoding glycosyltransferase family 2 protein, with amino-acid sequence MSSTIAVLTMAKGRHDHLLGQVDGLSVGSMPPVVHGVISMGDRDLTRGRLPLGTDRWRTVVRPVQSDRRALPFAQARNTGAEIAAENGADLLFFLGGDIIPGKRALERFSDAIAAGPPEGATGPIVWQGPLLDLPPVENPALGYPFGRLAEIATPVASDPLLEPGQLAVETDWGHFRGYSFAMTVADFAEVGGFCADYAGHGLEDADFAEKLKRAGGSLVWVGGAASYRQPVPAPEIADELRIALRHATTWRARWAEDPDHPLFDRLLGAGVLQRAETGGFVAV
- a CDS encoding response regulator transcription factor, with the translated sequence MSAPRPVRIAILNDYEVVVRGLAAMLEPYRHRVEVVELDIDGDLRHPVDVSLLDTFAGHPVPDEHLDAVVADRRSGRVVVFTWDTPRELVDAALAKGACGFLAKSTPAEDLVDAIERVAGGEVVVSGTADRGGDGTDVVTNVAPEQATGDWPGRAAGLSGREAEVLALITQGLTNEEIAQRTYLSINSVKTYIRQAYRKIGVTRRSQAVRWGVEHGMAPRSARSDLRP
- a CDS encoding alpha-amylase family glycosyl hydrolase, with translation MSEHRPGMGAFPVDGGFAFRVWAPHADAVAVVGDFNGWDGSAHPMTAEENGHWYAEVPGAEHGQEYQFLLTNGEASFLRIDPRALAVTNSVGNGILYDQGRFDWEGDERFDTPAQHELVIYETHIGSFMPTPEGGPADLHDLSGRLDYLHGLGVNAIELMPLMEFAGDYSWGYNPAHVFAVEHTYGGPDALKTFVREAHRHGIAVLVDVVYNHFGPSDLSLWQFDGWSEDGKGGIYFYNDERSNTPWGDTRPDYGRPEVRAFILDNARMWLRDYHADGLRLDMTPYMRHVDGFSGDIPEGWATMRAVGELVRTEFPGRLAIAEDLHAEPAVTSVEEGGAAMHAQWDSEFVHPVREALITPADEDRSVPAVAKAVLHRYQHAFDRVVYVESHDEVANGKARITTEVAGDDSDGWHAQKRATLGAALVLTAPGMPMLFQGQEFLEDEWFRDTVPLDWERAWAFRDITQLFRDLVSMRRNLDGTSAGLTGPNTTLVTLDDDANLLAYVRSTDDDQHVLVAINLTAEPVQREVEVPGSHWRLVLNTDARRYSQLFGDHPTPDLVVEDGRAMLDIGPYSAALFLPA
- a CDS encoding YczE/YyaS/YitT family protein gives rise to the protein MFRTPAPRRQLANLGPIEQLRAGRLAPRLTLLLVGLFLYGASMAMVVRSVLGLIPWDVLHVGLQEQLPLSFGTVVVGVSILVLLLWIPLRQRPGLGTVLNALLIGPSADLTLALLPETDELGWRVLLLLGGILLNGVATGMYIGSQFGPGPRDGLMTGLARVSGRSIRLVRTVLEVVVVAVGWLLGGVVGLGTVLYAVLIGPLAHFFLPLFTVELPEGPRR
- a CDS encoding multidrug effflux MFS transporter yields the protein MRARGAPPAWAVTTVVAALAMLGPFTIDTIFPGFVSLGEQFDADAASLQQVTSVYLLSFAAMSVLHGPLSDALGRKPVMLVGLLGYVVASVVCALAPTLGWLLVGRGVQGIFAGAATVVSRAVIRDLYSGARAQRLMSQVMLIFAIAPAMAPIIGGWLLQLGTWPVIFWFVGTYALVVAVAMVLVLPETLDPADRVPLRVGPILAGLWAVARSFTFLRLSVAMVATFGAYIFYVLAAPIIVVDLLGLGEQDFWMLFVPLVGGMAVGSWISGRVAGRVSGPVLVDRTMILVLVAASANVALAALAPRLPWVLVGPTLLGTAIGVAFPVLQLALLDLFPHRLGSAASMSAFAVLISNALLAGVLAPLVTGSLLTAALTSAALSAVGATLWRWHRRAVATPA
- a CDS encoding SelB C-terminal domain-containing protein; the protein is MRRVLATAGHVDHGKSTLVRALTGRDPDRLAEEQARGLTIELGFAWTTLPDGTDVAFVDVPGHQRFVATTLTGLGPAPAVVFVVAADQGWQAQSSEHLAAVRALGIPDGLLVLARADLADEERTARTREEAERRLRGAGVTAETVVVSARTGAGVPQLREALGRLVARLPEPDPAAPVRLWCDRSFTVPGAGTVVTGTLGGGTLAGGDRLVAFGPDRAREVVVRGLHSADVARESVGPVSRVAVNVRRVEAADVPRGSVLVTPDAFGEAVVLDVAVAPVPLDLDPRPGRPLPPQHAVLHVGTTDRPVHVRPLGERHARLTLPSPLPWHVGDRLLLRDPGTRRLWSATVVDVDPLPLRRRGAARRRAEDLETGGPLADLRLRSRSAVSPDELRRLALPEPTAGARVGSWWVDEEAVRGWTARAGQVVRAQSEAQPLSAGVPVVELARRLDLPDHLEDLGPDLVRHVAPRAGLEITDGRVHLPRDAGLGPAEAAVAELEARLRGSPFAAPEREDLDRLGLGPAELAAAARVGRLLRLPDDVVLLPDAPARAMRELATLPQPFTLSEARQALGTTRRVAVPLLEHLDGRGWTRRLDGRLRQVVR